The genomic segment TCCCCAGCACCTAGACTCCCCCGAGAGATCCGAGGATGGGGACTCTCATGACGCACACCAAGTCAACCTGAGTCAAGATGACGTCGTCCACCAAAGCCTGCAGCAAGACGACGCCCATTTACTCCAGCAGGACCACGACCACTTTCCGCGAGAAGACCGTCAGGAAGAAAAACAGGACGATAACGTCCCACCCAACCTCTCCAAAGTCGACGATCATAACAGTAATGGCAATAAAGACTCAAAAGCCAGCGACTCCGCCGGCGACAACAAAGACGATGAATCCATTGACAACAACTCTGAGGGAAATGCCTCCAGAAGCGACAACTCAAAGGTCGACGACTTCGATGACAACCACTCTAAGAACGATAAATTCAGAGGAGACGATTCCAAGAACGACGAATTTGGCAACAAAGTCACCAAAGACATGACTGCTAGCGACAGCAACTACGAAAGCATCGACTTTGAGGACAACGACTTCCAGAATAACGTCACTAAGGGAGACAACTCCAGGAGCGACGAGTCCAAGGCCATCAAAGACAAACTCTCACCTCCCAACACCGGTGTCTCTTCTGGTGAGTCGTTGAGTTAGTGAATATTCATCTGAGAGTGCATACGAGAATCGGTCGA from the Procambarus clarkii isolate CNS0578487 chromosome 10, FALCON_Pclarkii_2.0, whole genome shotgun sequence genome contains:
- the LOC123748102 gene encoding uncharacterized lipoprotein SSP0535-like, with protein sequence MATQSPKTCLTACLLLLLLTVASLVASAPSPQHLDSPERSEDGDSHDAHQVNLSQDDVVHQSLQQDDAHLLQQDHDHFPREDRQEEKQDDNVPPNLSKVDDHNSNGNKDSKASDSAGDNKDDESIDNNSEGNASRSDNSKVDDFDDNHSKNDKFRGDDSKNDEFGNKVTKDMTASDSNYESIDFEDNDFQNNVTKGDNSRSDESKAIKDKLSPPNTGVSSASRHRFPFGSLGYSPYDSYGYNFYNTYGFSPYDGYVYDYNPYGSYDYGSLGGYGYRPYGGYGPY